GCTGCTCAGCAATGCAGTCGTCGCCAGGGCAATGATGACCAGAACAGATTTATTCATGTCGGCCTCCGTCTTATTCGCCAATCCCGCGCCTGATAGTAACACCGCGGACGTTGATTTAGTCGGCGCAGGCGATCACTTGGCCGATCACTTGGCCGGCATCACCACGCAAAGAGCCTGAGCATGGCCGCGATCGATCTGCACAGCGCCGGGAATCGCCGCGGCGCGGTTGCGGCGCCGCATTCGGCTACCGTCGAGGCCGGCCGCGCCATCCTGGCCGAAGGCGGCAACGCGCTCGAAGCCATGATCGCGATGGCGGCGAGCATCGCTGCGGTCTATCCGCACATGAACCACATCGGTGGCGACGGCTTCTGGCTCGTTCGCGAGCCGAAGGGCCGCATCCGCGCCTTCATGGGCGCAGGACCGGCCGGATCGCAGGCGCGCCCTGATCTCTACCGCGAGCACGAGACCATTCCGCCGCGCGGCCCGCTGGCCGCACTGACGGTGCCGGGCGCGATCGGCGCTTGGGTGCTGGCGCAGGAGGCTGCCAAAGCGTTCGGCGGCAAGCTGCCGCTCGACGTGCTGCTGGGCGCGGCGATCACCCAGGCGCGCGACGGCTACGTCGTGACCAAGAGCCAGGCGCGGCTCACCGCCGAGAAGCTTGCCGAGTTGAAAGACGTGCCGGGCTTTGCCGCGGCGTTTCTGGTCGACGGCAAGCCGCCGGAGGCGGGCGTGAGGTTGAAACAGTCGGCGCTGGCGTCGACGCTCGATCATCTGGCTCAGGCAGGGCTCGTCGATTTCTACCGCGGCGATGTTGGGCGCGAGATCGCCGCCGACCTCGAACGCATCGGCAGCCCGGTGACGCGCGACGACCTGATGCGCTATCGCGCAGTGCTGGCCGAGCCGCTGTCGGTGCGGCTTCGCGTCGGCACGGTGTTCAACACGCCGCCGCCGACGCAGGGGCTCGCGTCGCTGATCATTCTCGGCCTGTACGAACGCTTTCGTGTGGCCGAGGCCGAGACCTTCGAGTTCGTCCACGGACTCGTGGAATCGACCAAGCGGGCTTTCCGGATTCGTGACCGGGTCGTCACCGATCCAGCGCGCCTGCCGCAGCCGGTCGAAGGCTTTCTCGATCCGCGCTATCTCGATCTCGAGATCCAGAAGATCGATCGCCGCAAGGCCGCGAAGTGGCCGGCGCCGTTCGGCGAGGGCGACACCATCTGGATGGGCGCCGCGGATTCGTCGGGCCTCGCGGTGTCCTACATCCAGTCGATCTATTGGGAGTTCGGTTCGGGCTGCGTGCTGCCGCGAACCGGCGTGCTGATGCAGAACCGCGGCTCGAGCTTTTCGCTCGATCGCTCGGCGCTGAATGCGCTAGCGGCCGGGCGGCTGCCGTTCCACACGCTCAACCCGGCGCTCGCGGTGCTCGATGACGGCCGCGTCATGGCCTACGGCACCATGGGCGGCGACGGCCAGCCGCAGACTCAAGGCGCAATCTTCGCCCGCCATGTCATGCACAGGATGCCGCTCGACAAGGCGATCGACGCGCCGCGCTGGCTGCTCGGCCGCACCTGGGGCTCCACCGTCACCAATCTGCGGATGGAATCGCGCTTCGACGGCAATCTGATCGATCGCCTGCTGTCGGCAGGTCACGACGTCGACGTGCTGCCGGAGGCTTATTCCGACACGATGGGCCATGCCGGCGCGGTGGTGCTGCACAAGGACGGCATGCTCGAAGGCGCGCACGATCCGCGCGCCGATGGCGGAGCGGCGGGTGCCTAGCCGGCTTTGCCGGCGTACTGCTCGTCGGTGACCTTCTCCATCCAGGTCACGTGGTTGCCGTTCAGCGCCTCCTGCATCGCGATGTGCGTCATCGCAATGTTGGGTGCTGCGCCATGCCAGTGCTTCTCGTTCGGCGCGAAGAACACGGTGCCGCCGGCGTGGACCTCCTTGATCGGTCCGCCCCAGGCCTGCACCAGCGCAACGCCCTGGGTGATGTGAATGGTCTGGCCGAGCGGATGGGTGTGCCAGGCGGTGCGGGCGCCGGGCTCGAAGCGCACCCAGACGGCGCGCAGGCTCGCCGGCTCGGGCGCCTCGATGATCGGGTCCTGCCAGACCGTACCGGTGAAATAGTCAGCCCCGGCCTTGCGGGAGGCGGTCGAGCCCAGCGTCTTGATGTCCATCGAGGTTCCTCCGTCGATTCTGGCAGGAACCATAAGGTGTTACGGCAAAAGGGGCCAGGAGCGGCGGTTTGCCGGGTTCCGGGCATTTTGGGGCAGGCAAATCCGGGAAACCGCCATTTTGTGATGGGGGTCACATCGCGCTAGCCGGGAACTCCGTATTTATTGATCGTCCGATGGGAGGACGTTGGTCCTTGAAACAAAACCACGGATTGCTTGTTGGAGGCTCGTCATGAACAACACAACCATTCATACGGCGGATCGTCTGACCCACATCAAGATCGTGGTGGTCGCGCTGGTCGCCGGTATTGCCGTCGTGGGCGTCGGTATCGCTGCTCACAAGTCTCAGCCGGACATGAGCGCGCAGCTTGAGGCGCGCGCCCCGGTGCTCAAGGCCGGTCAGCCGGTTATCTGGTCGGGCAACGAGGCCCGCACCATCCGGTAACAGTTTCTGCTTTTCACCATCGACTTCAGCGCGCCTTCGGGCGCGCTTTTTCTTTGTGGGCTGGCTAAGGCGAAAAGCCGTAAAGCGCGGCCGGGTTGTCGACCAGGACGCGACGGCGGATCGCGTCGTCCGGCGCCCAGTCCAACAGCAGATCGAGCAACGTCGCGTCGTCCGGCTTGTCGGCTTCGGTCGGATGCGGCCAGTCGCTGCCCCAGACCACGCGCTCGGGCGCGGCAGTCACATAGGTTCGCGCGACCGGCAGCGCGCCCGCATAGGCGGGCGCGTCACCGAAGAAGTACCCGCCGGAGAGCTTTATCCAGGTGCGGCCGCGGTCGAGCATCCTGCGGATGACCATGAGCGCCGGATCGTTCACACCGCCGGCGAGCCTGCCGAGATGATCGAACACCACGGTGCCGGGCAGGCGCTGCAGCAGATCGGCGGCGTCGGCGATCTGATCGGAACGCAGATGAATCTGCACGTGCCAGCCGAGCGGCTCAACCCGTTTCGCCAGCGGCTCGATCATGTCGCGTGTGGTCGCGGCGGTTTGAGGGTCGAACTGGGGGAAGCGGATGCCGCGGATACCGCCGGCATCGAGGCGCTTGAGTTCGATCTCCGTGACATCGGGATGAACAACGGCGACGCCGCGTGTGTCGCTCCGCCCGAGCCGCTCGATGGCATCGAGCGTCACGCCGTTGTCGATGCCGTAGGCTGCGGGCTGCACCACCACGGTGCGGTTGGTGCCGAGCCGCTGCTGCAACAGCCGATAGTCCGCGGCAGTGGAATCCGGCTGCATTCGCGCGGCCGGCCGCGACGGTGCAAATCGCACGCCGTCATAAACGTGCATGTGACAGTCGCAGGCGTTCGCGGGCGCGTTCAATTTCGGCCTGGCCGTTCCGGAGGAATTCGGTACCTGCAAAGAGTTCATCGAATCGGCCTCCATTCCGCCCGACTCCGTGCTATGGTTCCGGACATCATGAAACGAACATTAGCGACGATTCTTGCCGCAGGCTTGGGCCTTGCCCTGGCCGCAACCGCCGCAGCCGCGCATCCCCACGTCTGGGTCGTCGCCAAATCGTCGGTGGTTTATGGCACGGACGGCAGCGTCGTCGGCGTGCGGCATTCCTGGGCCTTCGATGACATGTATTCGGCCTTCGCGACGCAGGGCCTGGATCAGAAGACCAAAGGCGAGTTCACCCGAGAGGAATTGGAGTCTTTGGCGAAGGAAAACGTCGAGGCGTTGAAGGACTTCGACTTCTTCACCTTCGCCAAGCTCGACGGCAAGAAGGCGGTCTTCACCGATCCGAAGGATTACTACCTCGAGTACAATTCCAAGGACACGGTGCTCACCCTGAACTTCATGTTGCCGTTGAAGTCGCCGGTGAAGGCCAACGCGTTGAGTTTCGAAGTGTTCGATCCGAGCTACTTCGTCGATTTCCAGTTCGCCGAAAAAGATCCCTTGGCGCTGGATGGCGCGCCGGCCGGCTGCGAGGTCAATCTCGGCAAGCCGCAGGAGTTGACCAAGGAGATGGTGAAGCGGCTCGCAGAAATTCCGCCGGATGGACAGATTCCGGAAAACAGCTTCGGGGCGGCATTTGCCAACAAGATCCTCGTGAAATGCCCATGACCAAGGTCCTCCAAGACCGTCGCATCCAAGGTCGCCTCGTCGTTGCCCTCACACTCGTCGCTGCTGCCGCTTCAATGTGGCTCCTAGCCGGCCATTTCGATGTGGCCGCAGCGCAGGCCGCCAATCCGTTCGGCGGACCGAAGCCGCCCGCCGCCACGCCGTCGCCGTCCGACGGTTTGATCGGCTGGATGTTCGCCAAGCAGGCTGAATTCTATCGCGATCTGTCGCGCATCATCCGCGCCGCCAAGAGCGATGGCAGCGCGGTGTGGACGCTGCTCGGCGTGTCGTTCGTCTACGGCATCTTCCACGCCGCCGGCCCCGGCCACGGCAAGGCGGTGATCTCGTCGTATCTCGTCGCCAACGAGGAGACCTGGCGGCGCGGCATCGTGCTGTCGTTTGCGTCGGCGCTGCTGCAGGCCATCGTCGCAGTCGCGATCGTCGGCGTCGCTGCGGTTCTGCTGAATGCCACCGCCGGCCAGATGTGCAGCGCCGAGCGGGTGATCGAGCTCGTCAGCTATGCGCTGATTGCGCTGGTTGGCGCGCGGCTGATCTGGGTGAAAGGCCGTGGATTTTTGAGCGCGGCGCGCAGTTTGGGCCGGCCGCTGCATGCGGTGGGTGCCGCAGTGACGCCGCCGCACGATCACAAGCATCACGACCACGATCATCATGGGCACGATCATCACCATGACCATGCTCACCATGATCATGCGCACGATCATGGTCATGACCACGACCATCACCACCACGATCATGGCCATCATCATGGTCACGGCCATGATCATCATCACCACGGCGAGGATGAGCACGCGTCGGCCTGGGGCCATGCCCACGGGCCGGAGCCTGAAGAGCTTGCCGGCCCGGGCGGCTGGCAGCGCGGGCTGTCGGCCATCGTCGCGGTCGGCTTGAGGCCGTGCTCCGGCGCGATCATCGTGCTGGTGTTCGCTTTGGCGCAGGGCCTGTTCTGGGCCGGCGTCGCGGCGACCTTCATGATGGGAATCGGCACCGCGATCACGGTGGCTTGCATCGCCACGCTCGCGGTCGCGTTCCGATCGGCCGCCAAACAGATCGCCACCACGCGCTCCGGCTACGGCATGCTGACGATGCGCGGCATCGAGGTCGGCGCGGCGGTTCTGGTGCTGGCGTTCGGTGTGCTGCTGCTGCTCGGCTATCTCGCTGTCGAACGCGGCGCCTGCTTCTGAGAGCATCCCATGGCCGAGCCGATCACCACCCGCTGCTGTGTCGCCGGTGGTGGACCGGCCGGCATGATGCTGGGGTTCCTGCTCGCGCGCGCCGGCATCGACGTCGTGGTGCTGGAGAAGCACAAGGACTTCCTGCGCGACTTCCGCGGCGACACGGTCCATCCATCGACTCTGGAGCTGATGGTTGAGCTCGGCCTGCTCGATGAATTCCTGAAATTGCCGCACGCCAAGGTGCCGCGCCTGTCTTTCCAGATCGGCGCCGAGCGCATCCCGATGGTGGACTTGAGCCATCTGCCGACGCACTGCAAATTCGTCGCGCTGATGCCGCAATGGGACTTCCTCAACTTCCTCGCCGATCGCGGCAAGCGCTATCCGAATTTTCATCTGCACATGCAGGCCGAGGCCACGGATCTGATCGAGGAGGGCGGCCGCATCGTCGGATTGCGCGCCAGGACGCCGGATGGCGATCTCGAAATCCGCGCCACGCTCGTGGTGGGCTGTGACGGCCGCCACTCCACCATGCGCGAGCGCGCCGGTTTCCAAGTCGAGGACATCGGCGCGCCGATCGACGTGCTCTGGTTCCGGCTGTCGCGGCGCCCGACCGACACCGAGGAGACCTCCGGCCACATGGAGGCCGGCCAGATGATGGTGATGCTGAACCGCGGCGATTATTGGCAATGCGCCTATGTCATTCCCAAGGGTGGCATCGACACGGTGAAGCGTGAAGGCCTGGAAGCGTTTCGCGAGCGGGTTGCGACGTTGGAGCCGTTCCTGCGCGACCGGCTCGGCGAGCTGAAAAACTTCGACGATATCAAGCTGCTCACGGTCGCCATCGACCGGCTTCGCGAGTGGCATCGCGACGGCCTGCTCTGCATTGGCGACGCCGCGCATGCCATGTCGCCGGTCGGCGGCGTCGGCGTGAATTTGGCGGTGCAGGACGCGGTCGCAGCCGCCAATATTCTTTGCGAACCGCTGCGCTCCAATGCCGTCTCGCGCCAGCATCTCGCCGCGGTGCAGGAGCGCCGCGTGTTTCCGATGCGGGTCATCCAGTGGATGCAGGTGATCGTTCAGAACAAGCTGCTGTCGCCGGCGCTCTCAAGCAAGGAGCGGCCGAAGCCGCCGTTCGTTCTTCAGCTTGTCCGATGGATTCCGCTTTTGCGCCGGATTCCCGCGCGTCTCATCGGGCTCGGCGTGCGACCTGAGCATATTCATACGCCGGAGCGACCGGCGTAATCGCAGCCGTCATTCCGGGGCGCGCCAAAGGCGCGAACCCGGAATCCAGATGCACACGCTGAATTTGCGTCTGGATTCCGGGTTCGCGGGCTTCGCCCGCGCCCCGGAATGACCGTGGGGAGGGTGCTACCGAAAATCTTCCGGCTTCAGCTCGATCGGCGTGCCGTGCGGCGTGCGATCCGCTGCATGATCCCAGGCGTCGTGATAGCGGCGCAGCGTCGAGGCATCCGTGACGCCCTTTTCGGCGACCATGCGCTCCAGCGCGTTGAGCCAGTGCTGATAGTAAGTCTCGCCGGTGTCGGGATCGCCCGCGGCCTGCGCCTTCTTGATCTCGTCGCCCAGGATCGTGGCCCATTCGGGCCAGGCGAACAGCCCGCGGTCGTAGAGCGCGAGCGCCATCGCAAAGGCCTGCGCCTCCCAAGGTTCGCGGAACACCGGACCCTCGGCATCGCAGGGAATGCTCGGCACGGCGTCCGTCGCGCGCCGCGCCTTGGCCGGATCGATCTCCGCCATGGCGATTACGCGGGCTCCAGATACGGCTCGAACGCGTCGATCGAGACCTTCAGCGTCGGATCGGTGTCCGGGCCCCAGATGTCACGGCCGTCGAACACCACCGTGTAAAGCCACTGCGGATCGTCGCCTTTGTCGGTCGCAACCGAGTCCGGATACATATGGCAGCCGTGGCAGAGCTCGACCACGCCCACCTTGTCGCGTGCGTAGCGCGGCAGCCGCGTGTGCGTCGCCGGATGGGTGTTCCTGGTGCGCACCTTGTCGCCGGGTTTGAATTTCTGCGGACCCTGCTGCTGCCGATAGAACGAGGCGCGCGACAGTCCCGCGCCGACCACGTCGGTGGTCAATTTCCGCGGCAACTGCTTGCCCGGTGTCTGCGCATGGCCGGCCGCAAGCTCTTCGCGCGTCGCAAAGCCACGCTCGGTGACGTTGCTCTCCATCGCCAGCGCCCAGCGCTTGTAATAGGATGCCGACAGATACGTGACCGGCGGCAGCTTCTCCTGCGCGAAGCGCGAATGGTCGATGTGCCAGGCGCCGGCGTAACCCATCGCGCGCTGCATCGCGAGCACGCGGCCTTCCCACTTGGCGTGAAACGGCGGTTCGTTCTTCTCGACCTCGACCTTGCCGAAGCCGTCGGTGCCGCCCATGTCGTGAACGCTGTCCATCACTTCGCTCCGCTCTTGGGCTGGTTCTTGGCCTGCTCGGGCGTCAGCGCGAGCGCTGTGCCGATCATCGAGTCGCGGGTGACGAGGTCGGCGAGCTTGTCCTCGCTCCACCCTTCAGTGCCGGCGGGCCGCATCGGCAGCACGATGAAGCGCGTTTCGGCGGTGGAGTCCCACACCCGGATCTCGGTGTCCTTCGGCAGCGTCACGCCGAAGTCGGAGAGCACGCCGCGCGGGTCCTTGACGGCGCGAGAGCGGTACGGCGCCGACTTGTACCAGACCGGCGGCAGGCCCAGGACCTCCCACGGATAGCAGGAGCACAGCGTGCAGACGATCATGTTGTGCCGGTTCGGGGTGTTCTCGACCGCGACCAGATGGTCGCCGACCCGGCTCATGTGGCCCATCGAAGCGACGGCCTTGGTGGCGTCGGCCAGCAGCGCCTTCTTGAATTCCGGGTTGGCCCAGGCCTTGGCGATCACCACCGAGCCGTTGCGCGGGCCGATCCGGGTCTCGTAGGCCTCGACGATGGCATCGAGCGCGGCCGGATCGATGTAGCCCTTCTCGGTCAGCACGGTCTCCAGCGCGCGCACGCGCAGCTGCATCTCCGAAAGCTCGGAGCCGTGATCGTGGTCATGGTCGTGATGGTGGTCGTGATCTTGTGCCACGGGAAACCTCCAACGTCTGAATTGCGCTAGAGTATACCAATGTCATCGTCGGCCCGCATCCCATCGGCATCGCAGGCATTCGCTGAACGCATTGACCGCCTGAACGCGGCGATCGGCCGCGGCGCAGCCTGGCTGTGTCTGTTCGTGGTTGTCGTGCAGTTCGCCGTGGTGGTGCTGCGCTATGCGTTCGGGTTTGGCTCGGTGCGGCTGTCGGAATCGATCGTCTATGCCCATGCCGGACTTTTCATGCTGGCCTCGGCCTGGACGCTGGCTGCGGGTGGCCACGTGCGGGTCGACGTGTTCTATGCCGAAGCCTCGCCGCGGGTGAGGGCGCTGGTCGATTTGTGCGGCTCTTTGCTTCTGCTGCTGCCGTTCATGGCCGTGCTGGCGTGGTTCGCGATGCCCTACGTGTCGCGCTCCTGGGCCATCCTGGAGTCCTCGCGCGAGACCAGCGGTCTGCCAGCGGTGTTCCTGCTCAAGACATTGATCCCGGCGTTCGCGCTTTTGATGGCGCTGCAAGGCGTGTCGCAGGCGATCAAGGCGATGGCTGTGCTGCGGGGCGCTGATGCCGCTCGCTGAAACGCTCGCCGTCCTGATGGTGGTCGCCGTCTGCATATTCCTGTTCGCAGGCTATCCGGTGGCGCTGACGCTGGGCGGCGTTTCGCTCGCTTTCGCCGCGATCGGCCATTTCACCGGCGTCATGAGCTTCAGCTTCCTCGGCGCGCTGCCGCAGCGCGTCTATGGCGTGATGACCAACGAGGTGCTGCTGGCGATCCCGCTGTTCATCTTCATGGGCGTGATGCTGGAGCGCTCGCGCATCGCCGAGGATTTGCTGGAGACCATGGGCCGGCTGTTCGGCTCGTTGCGCGGCGGCCTCGGCATCTCGGTTGCGATCGTCGGGACGCTCCTGGCCGCGGCCAAGGGCGTGGTCGGTGCAACGACCGTCACCATGGGCCTGATCGTGCTGCCGACCATGCTGCGCCACGGCTACGACAAGAAACTCGCCGCAGGCACCGTGGCGGCGACCGCGACGCTGGCACAGATTTTCCCGCCCGCCACCGTGCTGGTGCTGCTCGGCGATCAGCTCTCGACCGCCTATCAGGCTGCGCAACTCGCCCAGGGCAACTTCGCGCCGTCGGCGGTGACGGTGAGCGACCTGTTCGCCGGTGCGCTGGTGCCTGGCTTTGCGCTGGTCGCGATGTATCTGCTTTATCTGATCTTCATGGCGGTGGTGTTTCCGCACACCTCGCCGGCGATCCCGCCCGACCCGAAAGCGCCGAAGGGTTTGGTTCTGGCTGGACGGCTGATTGGTGTCCTGGTCGCGCCCATTCTTCTGATCTTGGCCGTGCTCGGCTCGATCCTCGGCGGCGTCGCGACCCCAACCGAAGCGGCCTCGGTCGGAGCCGTGGGCGCGATCCTGCTCGCGGCCCTCAAGCGTACGCTCGGCCGTGCGCTCCCCGAAGTTGTGCAGCGCACCGCGC
The Rhodoplanes sp. Z2-YC6860 genome window above contains:
- a CDS encoding gamma-glutamyltransferase family protein; the protein is MAAIDLHSAGNRRGAVAAPHSATVEAGRAILAEGGNALEAMIAMAASIAAVYPHMNHIGGDGFWLVREPKGRIRAFMGAGPAGSQARPDLYREHETIPPRGPLAALTVPGAIGAWVLAQEAAKAFGGKLPLDVLLGAAITQARDGYVVTKSQARLTAEKLAELKDVPGFAAAFLVDGKPPEAGVRLKQSALASTLDHLAQAGLVDFYRGDVGREIAADLERIGSPVTRDDLMRYRAVLAEPLSVRLRVGTVFNTPPPTQGLASLIILGLYERFRVAEAETFEFVHGLVESTKRAFRIRDRVVTDPARLPQPVEGFLDPRYLDLEIQKIDRRKAAKWPAPFGEGDTIWMGAADSSGLAVSYIQSIYWEFGSGCVLPRTGVLMQNRGSSFSLDRSALNALAAGRLPFHTLNPALAVLDDGRVMAYGTMGGDGQPQTQGAIFARHVMHRMPLDKAIDAPRWLLGRTWGSTVTNLRMESRFDGNLIDRLLSAGHDVDVLPEAYSDTMGHAGAVVLHKDGMLEGAHDPRADGGAAGA
- a CDS encoding (R)-mandelonitrile lyase, translating into MDIKTLGSTASRKAGADYFTGTVWQDPIIEAPEPASLRAVWVRFEPGARTAWHTHPLGQTIHITQGVALVQAWGGPIKEVHAGGTVFFAPNEKHWHGAAPNIAMTHIAMQEALNGNHVTWMEKVTDEQYAGKAG
- a CDS encoding amidohydrolase family protein, whose amino-acid sequence is MHVYDGVRFAPSRPAARMQPDSTAADYRLLQQRLGTNRTVVVQPAAYGIDNGVTLDAIERLGRSDTRGVAVVHPDVTEIELKRLDAGGIRGIRFPQFDPQTAATTRDMIEPLAKRVEPLGWHVQIHLRSDQIADAADLLQRLPGTVVFDHLGRLAGGVNDPALMVIRRMLDRGRTWIKLSGGYFFGDAPAYAGALPVARTYVTAAPERVVWGSDWPHPTEADKPDDATLLDLLLDWAPDDAIRRRVLVDNPAALYGFSP
- a CDS encoding DUF1007 family protein, whose amino-acid sequence is MKRTLATILAAGLGLALAATAAAAHPHVWVVAKSSVVYGTDGSVVGVRHSWAFDDMYSAFATQGLDQKTKGEFTREELESLAKENVEALKDFDFFTFAKLDGKKAVFTDPKDYYLEYNSKDTVLTLNFMLPLKSPVKANALSFEVFDPSYFVDFQFAEKDPLALDGAPAGCEVNLGKPQELTKEMVKRLAEIPPDGQIPENSFGAAFANKILVKCP
- a CDS encoding nickel/cobalt transporter, translated to MPMTKVLQDRRIQGRLVVALTLVAAAASMWLLAGHFDVAAAQAANPFGGPKPPAATPSPSDGLIGWMFAKQAEFYRDLSRIIRAAKSDGSAVWTLLGVSFVYGIFHAAGPGHGKAVISSYLVANEETWRRGIVLSFASALLQAIVAVAIVGVAAVLLNATAGQMCSAERVIELVSYALIALVGARLIWVKGRGFLSAARSLGRPLHAVGAAVTPPHDHKHHDHDHHGHDHHHDHAHHDHAHDHGHDHDHHHHDHGHHHGHGHDHHHHGEDEHASAWGHAHGPEPEELAGPGGWQRGLSAIVAVGLRPCSGAIIVLVFALAQGLFWAGVAATFMMGIGTAITVACIATLAVAFRSAAKQIATTRSGYGMLTMRGIEVGAAVLVLAFGVLLLLGYLAVERGACF
- a CDS encoding FAD-dependent oxidoreductase — protein: MAEPITTRCCVAGGGPAGMMLGFLLARAGIDVVVLEKHKDFLRDFRGDTVHPSTLELMVELGLLDEFLKLPHAKVPRLSFQIGAERIPMVDLSHLPTHCKFVALMPQWDFLNFLADRGKRYPNFHLHMQAEATDLIEEGGRIVGLRARTPDGDLEIRATLVVGCDGRHSTMRERAGFQVEDIGAPIDVLWFRLSRRPTDTEETSGHMEAGQMMVMLNRGDYWQCAYVIPKGGIDTVKREGLEAFRERVATLEPFLRDRLGELKNFDDIKLLTVAIDRLREWHRDGLLCIGDAAHAMSPVGGVGVNLAVQDAVAAANILCEPLRSNAVSRQHLAAVQERRVFPMRVIQWMQVIVQNKLLSPALSSKERPKPPFVLQLVRWIPLLRRIPARLIGLGVRPEHIHTPERPA
- a CDS encoding nitrile hydratase accessory protein, which encodes MAEIDPAKARRATDAVPSIPCDAEGPVFREPWEAQAFAMALALYDRGLFAWPEWATILGDEIKKAQAAGDPDTGETYYQHWLNALERMVAEKGVTDASTLRRYHDAWDHAADRTPHGTPIELKPEDFR
- the nthB gene encoding nitrile hydratase subunit beta, producing MDSVHDMGGTDGFGKVEVEKNEPPFHAKWEGRVLAMQRAMGYAGAWHIDHSRFAQEKLPPVTYLSASYYKRWALAMESNVTERGFATREELAAGHAQTPGKQLPRKLTTDVVGAGLSRASFYRQQQGPQKFKPGDKVRTRNTHPATHTRLPRYARDKVGVVELCHGCHMYPDSVATDKGDDPQWLYTVVFDGRDIWGPDTDPTLKVSIDAFEPYLEPA
- the nthA gene encoding nitrile hydratase subunit alpha, yielding MQLRVRALETVLTEKGYIDPAALDAIVEAYETRIGPRNGSVVIAKAWANPEFKKALLADATKAVASMGHMSRVGDHLVAVENTPNRHNMIVCTLCSCYPWEVLGLPPVWYKSAPYRSRAVKDPRGVLSDFGVTLPKDTEIRVWDSTAETRFIVLPMRPAGTEGWSEDKLADLVTRDSMIGTALALTPEQAKNQPKSGAK
- a CDS encoding TRAP transporter small permease subunit yields the protein MSSSARIPSASQAFAERIDRLNAAIGRGAAWLCLFVVVVQFAVVVLRYAFGFGSVRLSESIVYAHAGLFMLASAWTLAAGGHVRVDVFYAEASPRVRALVDLCGSLLLLLPFMAVLAWFAMPYVSRSWAILESSRETSGLPAVFLLKTLIPAFALLMALQGVSQAIKAMAVLRGADAAR
- a CDS encoding TRAP transporter large permease — its product is MPLAETLAVLMVVAVCIFLFAGYPVALTLGGVSLAFAAIGHFTGVMSFSFLGALPQRVYGVMTNEVLLAIPLFIFMGVMLERSRIAEDLLETMGRLFGSLRGGLGISVAIVGTLLAAAKGVVGATTVTMGLIVLPTMLRHGYDKKLAAGTVAATATLAQIFPPATVLVLLGDQLSTAYQAAQLAQGNFAPSAVTVSDLFAGALVPGFALVAMYLLYLIFMAVVFPHTSPAIPPDPKAPKGLVLAGRLIGVLVAPILLILAVLGSILGGVATPTEAASVGAVGAILLAALKRTLGRALPEVVQRTAQVTCMIFVILIGATMFSLVFRGLGGDDMISRALGNLPGGAAGAILIVMLAMFLLGFVMDAFEIIFVVVPIVAVPLMTLHKIDPIWLGIMMAMNLQTSYMHPPLGPTLFFLRGVAPPEITTRHIYLGIIPFVAIQLFALVVLWFVPGLATALPHALYGGK